The genomic segment AAATTCTAGTCACAGCTGGAGCTCCACACGTACCTGAGAAGCTAGTTGAGCAGCTCGCTCCGGGCGGAATACTTGTCATTCCTGTCGGTAACGAGGATACTCAACATATGGTCAAAATCATTAAAACTTCAGACAACCAAATAAAACAGGAGCAACATGGTATTTTCCGCTTTGTTCCTTTGACCGGAAAAGATGGTTGGTAATTAAAACCCTTATTAAAAACTTGAAAAAATTCGCTTCTGAATCTCTGGTAACCATGACAGAATTGGTTTTACCTAACGATACAAATCCACTGCATAATCTGATGGGAGGAAAAATGATGCACTGGATGGACATTGTTTCTGCCATTAGTGCACAAAAACACTCCAACAGTGTTGTTGTAACTGCCTCTGTCGACAATGTATCTTTTTCCAGTCCGATTAAACTTGGTAATGTAGTAACTTTAACAGCTAAAGTAACAAGATCATTTTCCACTTCTATGGAGGTACACATCGAAGTCTGGGCAGAAGACATACCTTCAGGAACTAAGATCAAGAGCAACGAAGCCTTCTTCACTTTTGTAGCAATGGATGGAAATGGCAATCCGAAAAAAGTTCCAGAACTCGTTCCAGAGACTGAGAAAGAAAAGAATTTTTATGAAAGTGCAATGAGAAGACGAGAATT from the Sporocytophaga myxococcoides genome contains:
- a CDS encoding acyl-CoA thioesterase, giving the protein MTELVLPNDTNPLHNLMGGKMMHWMDIVSAISAQKHSNSVVVTASVDNVSFSSPIKLGNVVTLTAKVTRSFSTSMEVHIEVWAEDIPSGTKIKSNEAFFTFVAMDGNGNPKKVPELVPETEKEKNFYESAMRRRELRLVLAGRLKAQDATELRSLFKE